From a region of the Streptomyces tirandamycinicus genome:
- a CDS encoding MCE family protein, translating into MITRMVRIQLAAFAAVTAIGVSYVGARYTGLVDAVLDRGYTVRADLAHSGGVFQGAEVTYRGVPVGRVGELRLTGRDGVSVDLDIEDGARIPADTVAVVANRSAVGEQYVDLQPRGTGGPYLREGSVIARGDTRVPLPTTDVVLSLDRLVNSVGKEDLRITVDELGKAFAGTGPELSRLVDSGNNLVEAASGSLPQTIALIEDSRKVLGTQAEQGSAIRSFSRDLAALTAELKSSDGDIRRLVDAGAPAAQEVDSLLSETRPHLPVLLGNLISGGQITLARLPGVEQALVTFPVVVAGSYTVIPGDGTTHFGMVTNADDPPACRQGYGTQRRDPSDTSDRPANTAAHCSAPRGGPVSVRGAQNAPGSSGRSGGGADPAAYVTPYDPETGTAAGPDGTTVEIGSTGGEQSVFGKESWQWLLVGPMA; encoded by the coding sequence GTGATCACTCGCATGGTGAGGATCCAGCTCGCGGCCTTCGCCGCGGTCACCGCGATCGGCGTGTCGTACGTCGGGGCCCGCTACACCGGTCTGGTGGACGCCGTTTTGGACCGCGGCTACACCGTACGCGCCGACCTCGCCCACTCGGGCGGGGTGTTCCAGGGCGCCGAGGTCACCTACCGGGGAGTCCCCGTGGGCCGGGTCGGGGAGCTGCGGCTGACCGGGCGGGACGGCGTGTCCGTGGACCTGGACATCGAGGACGGGGCCCGCATCCCGGCGGACACGGTGGCGGTGGTGGCGAACCGTTCGGCGGTCGGCGAGCAGTACGTCGACCTGCAGCCGCGCGGAACGGGCGGACCGTACCTCCGCGAGGGGAGCGTCATCGCCCGCGGCGACACCCGGGTGCCGCTGCCGACCACCGACGTGGTCCTGAGCCTGGACCGGCTGGTGAACTCCGTCGGCAAGGAGGATCTGCGGATCACGGTCGACGAGCTCGGCAAGGCCTTCGCGGGCACCGGTCCGGAGCTGAGCAGGCTGGTGGACTCCGGCAACAACCTGGTCGAGGCGGCGTCCGGATCGCTGCCGCAGACGATCGCCCTGATCGAGGACTCGCGGAAGGTGCTCGGCACCCAGGCGGAACAGGGTTCGGCCATCCGGTCCTTTTCGCGGGACCTGGCGGCGCTGACCGCCGAGCTGAAGTCCTCCGACGGTGACATCCGGCGGCTGGTCGACGCCGGGGCGCCCGCCGCGCAGGAGGTCGACTCGCTGCTGTCGGAAACCCGGCCCCATCTGCCGGTCCTACTGGGCAACCTGATCAGCGGCGGCCAGATCACGCTGGCCCGGCTGCCCGGTGTGGAACAGGCCCTGGTCACCTTTCCGGTGGTGGTGGCGGGCAGCTACACGGTGATCCCCGGGGACGGCACCACCCACTTCGGCATGGTGACGAACGCCGACGACCCACCGGCCTGCCGGCAGGGCTACGGGACCCAGCGTCGCGATCCCTCGGACACCTCGGACCGGCCCGCGAACACGGCGGCGCACTGCTCGGCCCCGCGAGGTGGCCCCGTCTCGGTCCGCGGCGCGCAGAACGCGCCCGGCTCCTCGGGGCGTTCCGGCGGCGGCGCGGACCCGGCCGCGTACGTCACCCCTTACGACCCGGAGACCGGCACGGCCGCCGGACCGGACGGAACGACTGTCGAGATCGGCTCGACGGGCGGCGAACAGAGCGTGTTCGGAAAGGAGTCATGGCAATGGCTGCTCGTGGGACCGATGGCATGA